One Vibrio sp. CDRSL-10 TSBA genomic region harbors:
- the treR gene encoding trehalose operon repressor TreR, translating into MSKKLTILDIAKLSGVGKSTVSRVLTQDPKVKPETRARVEQVIAEHGYVPSKSAQSMRGGRQKVVGVIISRLDSPSENRSVSSMLPLLYQHGYDVVIMESQFDRAKTSEHLDVLAKRNVDGVIVFGFTGLDMNSLSPWQNRAVVIAMDSQSVSSINYDNAGVIRAALAHLEQQQFSRIAYIGVDPSDKTTGALRLNTYLDWCQTKGYEPNYQTGQLNHHSAYQLVDRVLTAETQAIVCASDSIAMGVIKRLQECQREEVAVTGVGGNELLSFLFPNVYSVDPGYRQAGEQAAQLLIQHLRGDISQCVHLTQAPATIA; encoded by the coding sequence ATGAGTAAAAAGCTCACTATTCTGGATATTGCCAAACTGTCTGGTGTCGGTAAATCGACGGTGTCACGGGTCCTGACTCAGGATCCGAAAGTGAAACCGGAAACCCGTGCCAGAGTAGAGCAGGTGATTGCCGAACACGGTTATGTGCCTTCCAAGTCCGCCCAGTCGATGCGTGGCGGACGGCAGAAAGTGGTGGGTGTGATTATTTCCCGCCTCGACTCGCCTTCAGAAAACCGCTCGGTCAGCAGTATGCTGCCGCTACTTTATCAGCATGGCTACGATGTCGTGATCATGGAAAGCCAGTTCGACCGCGCGAAAACAAGTGAACATCTCGATGTACTGGCCAAGCGCAACGTTGACGGGGTGATCGTGTTTGGTTTTACCGGACTGGATATGAACAGCCTGAGTCCGTGGCAAAACCGTGCGGTTGTGATTGCGATGGACTCGCAAAGCGTCTCGTCGATTAATTATGATAACGCGGGCGTGATTCGTGCGGCGCTGGCTCATCTTGAGCAGCAGCAGTTCAGCCGGATTGCTTATATTGGTGTCGATCCGAGCGATAAGACCACCGGAGCATTGCGTCTTAATACTTATCTCGACTGGTGTCAGACCAAGGGGTATGAGCCTAATTACCAGACCGGACAACTTAACCATCACAGCGCCTATCAGCTGGTGGATAGAGTGCTCACCGCCGAGACCCAAGCGATTGTCTGTGCCAGCGACAGCATTGCCATGGGCGTTATTAAACGTCTGCAGGAGTGTCAACGTGAAGAGGTGGCGGTGACCGGAGTAGGGGGCAATGAACTGCTGTCATTTCTGTTTCCGAATGTGTACAGCGTTGATCCCGGCTATCGTCAGGCGGGAGAGCAGGCCGCTCAGCTCCTGATTCAGCACTTGCGTGGTGATATCAGCCAATGTGTTCATCTCACTCAGGCTCCGGCAACGATCGCCTGA
- the treB gene encoding PTS trehalose transporter subunit IIBC codes for MSKIATQDVARLIELVGGKENIASVTHCLTRLRFVLNEPAKADSKQLEALSMVKGCFTNAGQFQVVIGTEVDQVYKLLLQLSGQSEASKDEAKLAARQNMNMLERGISHLAEIFVPLLPAIITGGLILGFRNVIGDIRMFDGKTLVEISQFWASVHSFLWLIGEAIFFFLPVGVCWSTVKKLGGTPILGITLGITLVSPQLMNAYLIGKQVPEAWDFGWFVIDKVGYQAQVIPAILAGVVLALIETNLKRIVPAYLYLVVVPFVSIILSVLLAHAIIGPFGRMLGDGVGIAAKAAMTGDFAVIGSMLFGFLYAPLVITGIHHTTNAVDLQLMQDLGGTPIWPLIALSNIAQASAVVGIILISKKEGERDISVPAAISAYLGVTEPAMYGINLKYKFPMLCAMIGSALAAAVCGSFGVMANGIGVGGLPGILSIQPQYWMVFLLAMLIAIAVPVALTLLMYKRAKAKGELTVAQA; via the coding sequence ATGAGTAAGATAGCGACACAAGACGTTGCGCGTCTTATCGAGCTGGTCGGTGGCAAAGAGAATATTGCGAGTGTTACGCACTGCCTGACCCGGCTGCGTTTTGTGCTTAATGAACCGGCGAAAGCAGACAGTAAGCAGCTGGAAGCGCTGAGCATGGTCAAAGGCTGCTTTACCAATGCCGGTCAGTTTCAGGTGGTCATCGGGACCGAGGTTGACCAGGTCTATAAACTACTGCTGCAACTGAGTGGCCAGAGCGAAGCATCCAAAGATGAGGCCAAGCTGGCGGCGCGACAGAACATGAACATGCTGGAGCGCGGTATCTCTCATCTGGCGGAAATCTTTGTGCCTTTGCTACCGGCTATCATTACCGGTGGTCTGATTCTTGGCTTTCGGAATGTGATTGGCGACATCCGCATGTTTGACGGCAAAACTCTGGTCGAAATCAGTCAGTTCTGGGCCAGTGTCCACTCTTTCCTGTGGCTGATCGGTGAGGCTATTTTCTTCTTCCTGCCGGTCGGGGTCTGTTGGTCAACGGTGAAAAAACTCGGCGGCACACCGATTCTGGGCATCACGCTCGGGATAACCCTGGTTTCACCGCAGCTGATGAACGCCTATCTGATTGGTAAGCAGGTGCCGGAAGCCTGGGATTTTGGCTGGTTTGTGATTGATAAAGTTGGTTATCAGGCGCAGGTGATTCCGGCCATTCTGGCCGGTGTGGTGCTGGCTTTGATTGAAACTAACCTCAAGCGTATTGTCCCGGCCTATCTCTATCTGGTCGTGGTGCCGTTTGTTTCTATCATCCTGTCTGTACTGCTGGCCCACGCCATCATTGGTCCGTTTGGGCGCATGCTTGGTGACGGGGTAGGTATCGCAGCCAAAGCGGCGATGACCGGCGATTTTGCGGTTATCGGCTCGATGCTGTTTGGTTTTTTGTATGCGCCGCTGGTGATCACCGGTATTCACCACACCACTAACGCGGTCGATTTACAGCTCATGCAGGATCTCGGCGGTACGCCTATCTGGCCTTTGATTGCACTGTCAAATATTGCCCAGGCCTCGGCGGTAGTCGGCATTATACTGATCAGCAAGAAAGAGGGCGAGCGGGATATTTCTGTGCCGGCAGCGATCTCTGCTTATCTTGGCGTCACTGAGCCGGCCATGTACGGGATTAACCTCAAATACAAGTTCCCGATGTTGTGCGCCATGATTGGCAGTGCGTTGGCAGCTGCGGTGTGTGGCAGTTTTGGGGTAATGGCAAACGGCATTGGTGTCGGTGGCTTGCCAGGTATTTTGTCGATTCAGCCGCAGTACTGGATGGTATTTTTACTGGCGATGTTAATTGCGATAGCTGTGCCCGTGGCGCTGACTCTGCTGATGTACAAGCGCGCTAAAGCCAAAGGCGAGCTGACCGTGGCGCAGGCATAA
- a CDS encoding efflux RND transporter periplasmic adaptor subunit has product MKKTTRLFVALLTALAVQPLSAFGASRAIPVVIESVESHPVSQSLSLVGKLKADQSVDIAPEVTGKVDVIAVKANQQVKKDQLLVQFNDDKARAAVTEAAAYLRDEQRKLREFERLVKRNAITQTEIDAQRASVEIAQARLNAAQANLQDLRITAPFSGTVGFIDFSRGKLVSAGEELLTLDNLALMQLDLQVPERYLSKLQKGMKVLGRTNAWPGEMFEGHVVAIDSRINQETLNLRVRIHFANPQGLLKPGMLLSAQLDFAPINAPIIPVQALEYSGTKRYVYVVGDDNIVSRREVHLGARIENEVVIDDGLDIGQHIVVQGIVNMRDGATITEVDASGQPVTQEGEQ; this is encoded by the coding sequence ATGAAAAAAACAACTCGTCTATTTGTTGCCCTACTTACTGCCCTTGCTGTTCAGCCGTTGTCGGCCTTCGGCGCGTCGCGCGCTATACCTGTGGTGATTGAAAGCGTAGAGTCACACCCGGTTTCTCAATCACTGTCACTGGTCGGCAAGCTAAAAGCGGATCAATCGGTCGATATTGCCCCGGAAGTGACCGGTAAAGTCGATGTTATCGCGGTGAAAGCCAATCAGCAGGTCAAAAAAGATCAGCTGCTGGTCCAGTTTAATGATGATAAAGCGCGTGCCGCGGTGACCGAAGCGGCGGCGTATCTGCGTGATGAGCAGCGTAAACTGCGCGAGTTTGAGCGACTGGTGAAGCGCAATGCTATTACCCAGACCGAAATTGACGCCCAGCGTGCCAGCGTCGAAATCGCCCAGGCGCGTCTCAATGCTGCCCAGGCCAATCTGCAAGATCTGCGTATTACCGCGCCGTTTAGCGGCACGGTGGGCTTTATCGATTTCAGCCGCGGTAAACTGGTCAGTGCCGGCGAAGAGCTGCTGACTCTGGATAACCTTGCTCTGATGCAGCTTGATTTACAGGTGCCGGAGCGTTACCTCTCCAAGTTACAGAAAGGCATGAAAGTGCTCGGGCGCACCAATGCCTGGCCGGGTGAGATGTTTGAAGGCCACGTAGTAGCGATCGATTCGCGCATCAATCAGGAAACGCTTAACCTGCGGGTCCGGATTCACTTCGCTAATCCGCAAGGCTTGCTCAAACCTGGCATGTTGTTGTCGGCCCAACTCGATTTTGCTCCGATCAATGCCCCGATCATTCCGGTCCAGGCGCTCGAATACTCAGGTACGAAGCGTTATGTGTATGTGGTCGGTGACGACAACATCGTCAGCCGGCGTGAAGTACACCTCGGCGCGCGAATCGAGAATGAAGTGGTGATTGATGATGGTCTCGATATTGGCCAGCATATTGTGGTGCAGGGCATCGTCAACATGCGAGATGGTGCGACCATTACTGAAGTGGATGCCTCCGGTCAACCGGTGACACAAGAGGGTGAACAGTAA
- a CDS encoding YitT family protein, with product MEKHTRKEDWIAMLTGTFLVAQGVFLLQAGQLLTGGAAGLALLLSQILPLSFGWLFFLINSPFYLLAWKRFGHQFAINSAICGALVSVLTDHLALVISFSNAEPAFCALAGGVLMGLGMLILFRHRASIGGFNVLCLYIEDKFSIPVGKSQMAIDCVILAVSIFFVPGQTILISIFGAVVLNLVLAMNHKPKRYIVTYR from the coding sequence ATGGAAAAACACACACGTAAAGAAGATTGGATCGCGATGCTGACCGGTACCTTCCTGGTTGCCCAGGGAGTATTCTTACTTCAGGCCGGTCAGTTATTAACCGGAGGCGCGGCCGGGCTGGCTTTATTACTCAGTCAAATCCTGCCGCTGTCGTTCGGCTGGCTGTTCTTTTTAATTAACAGCCCGTTTTATCTGCTGGCCTGGAAGCGTTTCGGCCACCAATTTGCGATTAACAGCGCGATTTGTGGAGCCCTGGTGTCAGTATTGACCGACCATCTTGCGCTGGTTATCAGCTTCAGCAATGCCGAGCCGGCATTTTGCGCACTGGCTGGCGGCGTACTGATGGGACTGGGGATGCTGATTCTGTTTCGTCATCGCGCCAGTATCGGCGGTTTTAACGTCCTGTGCCTGTACATCGAAGATAAATTTTCGATTCCGGTGGGCAAAAGTCAGATGGCAATTGACTGCGTGATCCTGGCGGTCTCGATTTTCTTCGTGCCGGGGCAGACCATCCTCATCTCCATTTTTGGCGCCGTGGTGCTCAACCTGGTGCTGGCAATGAATCATAAGCCCAAGCGCTATATCGTTACCTATCGTTAA
- the lipA gene encoding lipoyl synthase encodes MSKPIQMEKGVKYRDADKMALIPVKNMPAEQKEILRKPEWMKIKLPADSQRIQDIKSAMRKNNLHSVCEEASCPNLAECFNHGTATFMILGAICTRRCPFCDVAHGRPLTPDAQEPQKLAQTIKDMKLKYVVITSVDRDDLRDGGAQHFADCNREIRALNPEIRIETLVPDFRGRMDVALDLLKDNPPDVFNHNLETAPRLYRKARPGANYKWSLELLRKFKEMHPDVPTKSGLMMGLGETKEEIVEVLKDLRAHGVTMLTLGQYLAPSRHHLPVERYVPPSEFDELKDIALELGFTHAACGPFVRSSYHADLQAKGMEVK; translated from the coding sequence ATGAGCAAACCAATCCAAATGGAAAAAGGCGTAAAATACCGTGACGCCGACAAAATGGCATTAATTCCAGTTAAAAACATGCCTGCCGAGCAGAAAGAAATCCTGCGTAAACCGGAATGGATGAAAATCAAACTGCCTGCGGACAGTCAGCGTATTCAGGACATCAAGTCAGCAATGCGCAAAAATAATCTCCATTCTGTGTGTGAAGAAGCATCCTGCCCTAACCTGGCCGAATGTTTTAACCACGGTACTGCGACCTTTATGATCCTGGGTGCTATCTGTACCCGTCGTTGTCCATTCTGTGACGTTGCCCATGGCCGTCCTCTGACTCCGGATGCGCAAGAGCCACAGAAACTGGCTCAGACCATCAAGGATATGAAGCTGAAATACGTAGTGATCACCTCAGTTGACCGTGATGACCTGCGTGACGGTGGTGCTCAGCACTTCGCGGACTGTAACCGCGAGATCCGTGCTCTGAACCCTGAAATCCGCATTGAAACCCTGGTTCCTGACTTCCGTGGTCGTATGGATGTGGCGCTGGATCTGCTGAAAGATAACCCGCCAGATGTATTCAACCACAACCTGGAAACCGCACCGCGCCTGTACCGTAAAGCGCGCCCTGGTGCCAACTACAAATGGTCACTGGAACTGCTGCGTAAGTTCAAAGAAATGCACCCGGACGTTCCGACCAAATCTGGCCTAATGATGGGCCTTGGCGAAACCAAAGAAGAGATCGTCGAAGTTCTGAAAGATCTGCGTGCTCACGGTGTGACTATGCTGACTCTGGGTCAGTACCTGGCTCCGAGCCGTCACCACCTGCCGGTAGAACGCTACGTGCCGCCATCTGAGTTCGATGAACTGAAAGACATCGCACTGGAACTGGGCTTCACTCACGCGGCTTGTGGCCCGTTTGTTCGCTCGTCTTACCATGCGGATCTGCAAGCGAAAGGCATGGAAGTCAAATAA
- the ybeD gene encoding DUF493 family protein YbeD, protein MLTINSDAKLKDLLEFPCSFTYKVMGHAKPELPELVLEVIQRHAPGDYSPRVKPSGKGTYHSVSVTITATSIEQVEVLYKELGDIEIVRMVL, encoded by the coding sequence ATGTTGACCATCAACTCTGATGCAAAATTGAAAGACCTGCTAGAGTTCCCATGCTCGTTTACTTACAAAGTGATGGGTCATGCGAAACCTGAGCTGCCAGAGCTTGTGTTGGAAGTTATTCAGCGCCATGCTCCAGGTGATTACAGCCCGCGCGTCAAACCAAGCGGTAAAGGTACCTATCACTCAGTGTCAGTGACTATCACCGCGACCTCAATTGAGCAGGTCGAAGTGCTGTACAAAGAGCTGGGCGATATCGAAATCGTACGCATGGTACTGTAA
- a CDS encoding serine hydrolase: protein MKKTILNSVLASSIALSATFTSTANASPVVIPDAPQIAAKGFVLMDYHSGKVLAQKEMNTKLSPASLTKMMTSYVIGQELKRGNISNDDDVTISRNAWAKNFPESSKMFIEVGTTVKVRDLNQGIIVQSGNDACVAMAEHIAGSEDAFVDLMNAWGSSLGMKDTHFANVHGLDNADLYTTPYDMALLGQALIRDVPNEYKIYSEKKFTYNGITQYNRNGLLWDKSMNVDGIKTGHTTNAGFNLVSSATEGKMRLVAVVMGTKDMNARKSESKKLLSYGFRFFETVEPHKAGETFVNEKVWMGDKSTVALGVGEDTYVTLPRGQAKDLTASFVLEKELKAPIQKGEKVGTLYYQVNGEDVAQRPLLALENVEEGSMFSRLWDYIVLLFKGLF, encoded by the coding sequence ATGAAAAAAACCATCCTAAATTCTGTTTTAGCGTCTTCAATTGCGCTTTCCGCTACGTTCACCAGCACAGCTAACGCTTCTCCTGTCGTAATTCCAGATGCGCCACAGATCGCGGCAAAAGGTTTTGTACTGATGGACTATCATTCAGGCAAAGTTCTTGCCCAGAAAGAAATGAATACCAAGCTGTCTCCAGCCAGCCTGACCAAAATGATGACCAGTTACGTCATCGGCCAGGAACTGAAGCGCGGTAACATTTCTAACGATGATGACGTCACTATCAGCCGTAATGCCTGGGCGAAGAACTTCCCGGAATCATCAAAGATGTTCATCGAAGTCGGCACGACGGTTAAAGTACGCGATCTGAACCAGGGCATCATTGTTCAGTCAGGTAACGACGCTTGTGTCGCCATGGCAGAGCACATCGCCGGCTCGGAAGATGCGTTTGTCGATCTGATGAACGCCTGGGGCAGCAGCCTGGGTATGAAAGATACCCACTTTGCCAACGTACACGGCCTGGACAACGCAGATCTGTACACCACGCCTTACGACATGGCACTGCTGGGTCAGGCTCTGATCCGTGACGTTCCGAACGAGTACAAAATCTACTCAGAGAAGAAATTCACTTACAACGGCATCACTCAGTACAACCGTAACGGTCTGCTGTGGGATAAAAGCATGAACGTGGACGGCATCAAAACCGGTCACACCACCAACGCAGGTTTTAACCTGGTAAGCTCGGCCACCGAAGGCAAGATGCGTCTGGTTGCGGTTGTCATGGGCACCAAAGACATGAACGCACGTAAATCAGAGAGCAAAAAGCTGCTGAGCTACGGCTTCCGTTTCTTTGAAACGGTTGAACCACATAAAGCGGGCGAAACTTTCGTCAACGAAAAAGTGTGGATGGGTGACAAGTCAACGGTTGCTCTGGGTGTAGGCGAAGACACATACGTGACTCTGCCACGCGGCCAGGCGAAAGATCTGACGGCCAGCTTCGTTCTGGAAAAAGAGCTGAAAGCACCAATCCAGAAAGGCGAAAAAGTCGGTACTCTGTACTACCAGGTGAACGGTGAAGATGTGGCACAACGTCCTCTGCTGGCACTGGAAAACGTCGAAGAAGGCAGCATGTTCAGCCGTCTGTGGGACTACATTGTCCTGCTATTCAAAGGCTTGTTCTAA
- a CDS encoding septal ring lytic transglycosylase RlpA family protein — protein sequence MHSKLLVTFCCAAILAGCSTTPSGRYEIDDDVAPDTPMSVDHIEDAHPQYEPYSLGGNKDYTLRGVNYQIEKQTSGFKQRGKASWYGKKFHGHLTSNGEIYDMYSMSAAHKTLPLPSYVKVTNLDNGKSTVVRVNDRGPFHSGRIIDLSYAAAHKIGVVQTGTANVEIEVIPVNKSSDTKPKSGAPQYIIQVASSQNEQRVRTLAQEMGQSLSVQSFVESIDQSHRLFLGPFSDYTQTQDTLEKVKALGYDTAFIKKHSVTQ from the coding sequence ATGCACTCAAAGCTCCTTGTTACCTTTTGCTGCGCCGCAATCCTGGCCGGCTGTAGCACCACCCCATCCGGGCGCTACGAGATCGACGATGATGTGGCGCCTGATACGCCAATGTCGGTCGATCATATTGAAGATGCCCACCCGCAGTACGAACCTTACAGCCTGGGGGGCAACAAAGATTACACCCTGCGCGGTGTCAATTATCAGATTGAAAAACAGACATCGGGCTTTAAGCAACGCGGCAAAGCGTCCTGGTACGGTAAAAAGTTTCATGGTCACCTGACCTCAAACGGCGAAATTTATGACATGTACTCGATGAGTGCAGCGCATAAAACCCTGCCGCTGCCGAGCTATGTCAAAGTGACCAATCTGGATAACGGGAAATCGACCGTGGTGCGGGTCAATGACCGCGGCCCTTTCCACTCCGGGCGTATCATAGATTTAAGTTATGCCGCAGCGCATAAAATCGGAGTGGTTCAGACCGGCACCGCGAATGTAGAGATCGAGGTAATTCCGGTTAACAAAAGCAGTGATACCAAGCCGAAATCCGGTGCACCTCAGTACATCATTCAGGTGGCATCTTCACAAAATGAACAAAGAGTGCGAACTTTAGCGCAAGAAATGGGTCAAAGCCTTTCAGTGCAAAGTTTTGTCGAGAGTATTGACCAAAGCCATCGCCTGTTTCTGGGACCGTTCAGCGATTACACCCAAACACAGGACACCCTCGAAAAGGTGAAAGCTCTGGGGTACGATACTGCCTTTATTAAAAAGCACTCCGTCACGCAATAA